Proteins from a genomic interval of Nocardia sp. BMG51109:
- a CDS encoding dienelactone hydrolase family protein: protein MSASVKSLLSTLSTPGPHRVVRGNLGIAGQPGVVFAPQEGRNLPAVVFGHGWLAGVGNYRKLLEHLASWGFVAAAPDTERGPLPSHLNLATDLLTTLDICTGVRLGDGSLSVHPDKLAFAGHGMGAGAAVIAAARRPVAAVAALFPSPTAPSAESLAADIEAPAFILAGTDIDSLSCNAVSLAAAWGGPSVLRTVDKATHNGIVEGRRALAALGAAKYEAKTDRTVRGLLVGYLSHQLLGDKKYQAFADPEETIPHTELVDPEAALAAEPEKPSKLQLLQAVQTLRK, encoded by the coding sequence GTGTCGGCGTCTGTGAAATCGCTTCTGAGCACCCTCAGCACACCCGGTCCGCACCGGGTCGTGCGCGGCAATCTCGGCATCGCCGGGCAGCCCGGGGTGGTGTTCGCCCCGCAAGAGGGACGCAATCTGCCCGCGGTCGTATTCGGGCACGGCTGGCTGGCCGGTGTCGGCAACTATCGAAAGTTGCTGGAGCACCTGGCATCCTGGGGTTTCGTCGCGGCCGCACCGGACACCGAGCGCGGGCCGCTCCCGTCCCACCTGAACCTGGCGACCGATCTGCTCACCACGCTCGACATCTGCACCGGGGTGCGGCTCGGCGACGGCTCGCTCAGCGTGCACCCCGACAAGCTGGCATTCGCCGGGCACGGCATGGGCGCCGGGGCCGCGGTGATCGCCGCCGCGCGGCGCCCGGTCGCCGCCGTCGCGGCCCTGTTCCCGTCGCCCACCGCCCCCAGCGCGGAATCCCTCGCCGCCGATATCGAGGCCCCCGCGTTCATCCTGGCCGGCACCGACATCGACTCGCTCAGCTGCAATGCCGTCTCCCTCGCCGCGGCCTGGGGCGGGCCGTCGGTCCTACGCACGGTCGACAAGGCGACGCACAACGGCATCGTCGAGGGCCGGCGGGCACTGGCCGCACTGGGTGCGGCGAAGTACGAGGCGAAGACCGACCGGACCGTGCGCGGCCTGCTCGTCGGCTACCTCAGCCATCAGCTGCTGGGCGACAAGAAGTACCAGGCGTTCGCCGACCCCGAGGAGACCATCCCGCACACCGAACTCGTCGACCCCGAGGCGGCGCTGGCGGCAGAGCCGGAGAAACCGTCGAAACTGCAACTACTTCAGGCGGTCCAGACACTGCGGAAGTGA
- the glmS gene encoding glutamine--fructose-6-phosphate transaminase (isomerizing), which yields MCGIVGYVGYRDALGVVVDALRRMEYRGYDSAGVAILGGAGTIAVERKAGRLANLESELAEAGAARFAGTTGMGHTRWATHGAPTDRNAHPHRDASGKVAVVHNGIIENFAPLRGELEDAGVELHSDTDTEVAVHLVARACAAGPTAGDFVASALAVLRRLEGAFTLVFTHADHPGTIVAARRSTPLVVGVGKDEMFIASDVTAFIEHTREAVELGQDQAVVITADTYTVTDFDGDTEGVRTRPFTIDWDLAAAEKGGHDYFMLKEIEEQPAGVAETLIGHFANGRIMLDEQRLAEQELREFDKVFVVACGSSYHAGLLAKYAIEHWTRVPVEVELASEFRYRDPVLDRSTLVVAISQSGETADTLEAVRHAKEQKARVLAICNTNGAQIPREADAVVYTRTGPEIGVASTKAFLAQITANYLVGLALAQARGTKYPDEVAREFGELEAMPKLVERVLETAPQVRAIARRFAQVPTVLFLGRHVGYPVALEGALKLKELAYMHAEGFAAGELKHGPIALIEDGLPVIVVMPSPKGRAVLHSKLLSNIREIQARGARTIVIAEEGDDTVRPFADHLIEIPAAPTLFQPLLSTVPLQVFAAEVAQARGYDIDKPRNLAKSVTVE from the coding sequence ATGTGCGGAATCGTGGGCTACGTCGGGTACCGGGACGCGCTCGGCGTCGTCGTGGACGCGCTGCGCCGCATGGAGTACAGGGGGTACGACTCCGCCGGAGTGGCGATCCTGGGCGGCGCGGGCACCATCGCGGTGGAGCGCAAGGCGGGGCGGCTGGCGAATCTGGAGTCCGAGCTGGCCGAGGCGGGTGCGGCCCGGTTCGCCGGCACCACCGGCATGGGCCACACCCGCTGGGCCACCCACGGCGCCCCGACCGATCGCAACGCGCACCCGCACCGCGACGCCTCCGGCAAGGTGGCGGTGGTGCACAACGGCATCATCGAGAATTTCGCCCCGCTGCGCGGTGAACTCGAGGACGCCGGGGTGGAGCTGCACAGCGACACCGACACCGAGGTCGCGGTGCATCTGGTCGCGCGGGCCTGTGCCGCCGGCCCGACCGCCGGCGATTTCGTCGCCAGCGCGCTGGCCGTGCTGCGCCGGCTCGAGGGCGCCTTCACGCTGGTCTTCACCCACGCCGACCATCCGGGCACGATCGTCGCCGCGCGCCGCTCGACACCGCTGGTGGTGGGCGTCGGCAAGGACGAGATGTTCATCGCCTCCGATGTCACGGCGTTCATCGAGCACACCCGCGAGGCGGTCGAACTGGGCCAGGACCAGGCCGTCGTGATCACCGCGGACACGTACACGGTCACCGATTTCGACGGCGACACCGAGGGCGTGCGGACGCGCCCGTTCACGATCGACTGGGATCTGGCCGCCGCCGAGAAGGGCGGTCACGACTACTTCATGCTCAAGGAGATCGAGGAGCAGCCGGCCGGTGTCGCCGAGACCTTGATCGGGCATTTCGCGAACGGCCGCATCATGCTGGACGAGCAGCGGCTGGCCGAACAGGAACTGCGCGAGTTCGACAAGGTGTTCGTGGTCGCCTGCGGCAGTTCGTATCACGCCGGCCTGCTCGCCAAGTACGCGATCGAGCACTGGACCCGGGTGCCGGTCGAGGTGGAGCTGGCCAGCGAATTCCGTTACCGCGACCCGGTTCTCGACCGTTCCACGCTGGTGGTGGCGATCTCGCAGTCCGGCGAGACCGCCGACACCCTGGAGGCGGTGCGGCACGCCAAGGAGCAGAAGGCGCGGGTGCTGGCCATCTGCAACACCAACGGCGCGCAGATTCCGCGCGAGGCCGACGCCGTGGTCTACACCCGCACCGGTCCCGAGATCGGGGTGGCCTCCACCAAGGCGTTCCTGGCCCAGATCACCGCCAATTACCTTGTCGGACTTGCGCTTGCGCAGGCCCGGGGCACCAAGTACCCGGACGAGGTGGCGCGCGAGTTCGGGGAGCTGGAGGCGATGCCGAAGCTCGTCGAGCGGGTGCTGGAGACGGCGCCGCAGGTGCGCGCGATCGCCCGCCGGTTCGCGCAGGTGCCGACCGTGTTGTTCCTGGGCCGCCACGTGGGCTACCCGGTGGCGCTGGAGGGCGCGCTCAAGCTCAAGGAGCTGGCGTACATGCACGCCGAGGGCTTCGCCGCCGGTGAGCTCAAGCACGGCCCGATCGCGCTGATCGAGGACGGCCTGCCGGTGATCGTGGTGATGCCCTCGCCGAAGGGCCGCGCGGTGCTGCACTCCAAGCTGCTCAGCAATATTCGCGAGATTCAGGCCCGCGGCGCCCGGACGATCGTCATCGCGGAGGAGGGTGACGACACCGTGCGCCCCTTCGCCGATCATCTCATCGAGATCCCCGCGGCCCCCACGCTTTTCCAGCCGTTGCTGTCGACGGTTCCGTTGCAGGTCTTCGCCGCCGAGGTGGCGCAGGCGCGCGGGTACGACATCGACAAGCCCCGCAATCTGGCGAAGTCGGTCACCGTCGAATAA
- a CDS encoding transglycosylase SLT domain-containing protein, which produces MHVRKLLPLAAFAAVVAVPAQANAETPVAGVPPELQEPAQQLQQQAGQWQQQLPQPQQDQLQQFIRPMPQPIPQLLPPVFPDDLDGWIRNALYILDQRGIPASYDGIYRNAMRESGGNPAAINLYDSNAAAGIPSKGLMQVIDPTFAAFHVEGTSWDIFDPVANIAAACNYAANRYGSIDSVNSAY; this is translated from the coding sequence ATGCATGTACGAAAACTGTTGCCGCTCGCCGCCTTTGCCGCCGTCGTCGCCGTACCGGCGCAGGCCAACGCCGAAACTCCCGTTGCCGGCGTACCACCCGAGCTGCAGGAACCCGCGCAGCAACTACAGCAGCAGGCCGGGCAGTGGCAGCAGCAACTGCCGCAGCCGCAGCAGGACCAGTTGCAGCAGTTCATCCGGCCGATGCCGCAGCCGATTCCGCAATTGCTGCCGCCGGTCTTCCCGGACGACCTGGACGGCTGGATCCGCAACGCCCTGTACATCCTCGACCAGCGCGGCATTCCGGCCAGTTACGACGGGATCTACCGCAACGCCATGCGGGAATCCGGCGGAAATCCGGCCGCGATCAACCTCTACGACTCCAATGCGGCGGCCGGTATCCCGTCCAAGGGGCTCATGCAGGTCATCGACCCGACCTTCGCCGCCTTCCACGTGGAGGGCACCTCGTGGGACATCTTCGACCCGGTCGCGAATATCGCCGCGGCCTGCAACTACGCCGCCAACCGCTACGGTTCGATCGATAGCGTCAATTCGGCGTACTGA
- a CDS encoding plastocyanin/azurin family copper-binding protein: MSTGSSGAVSARILVAVVAAAGILPAGCGSNDSGKSAPDRPAASAAYGSAAPTTDTPRAATTIRVDDMAFSPASVTIATGETVTWQFSDKVPHGVQGIGDSAMGVDSPILTEGEWSHTFPTPGTYRYLCPLHPSMRGTITVR; the protein is encoded by the coding sequence ATGTCGACCGGCTCATCGGGCGCGGTATCCGCGCGCATCCTCGTCGCCGTCGTTGCGGCGGCGGGCATTCTGCCGGCCGGCTGCGGCTCGAACGATTCCGGCAAATCCGCACCCGACCGGCCGGCGGCTTCCGCCGCCTACGGCTCGGCGGCCCCGACCACCGACACGCCCCGGGCGGCGACCACGATCCGGGTCGACGATATGGCGTTCTCGCCGGCCTCGGTCACCATCGCCACAGGCGAGACGGTCACGTGGCAGTTCTCCGACAAGGTGCCGCACGGCGTGCAGGGCATCGGCGACTCGGCGATGGGCGTCGACAGCCCCATTCTCACCGAGGGCGAGTGGAGCCACACCTTCCCGACCCCCGGCACCTACCGCTACCTGTGCCCCCTGCACCCGAGCATGCGCGGCACCATAACCGTCCGATAA
- a CDS encoding NAD(P)H-hydrate dehydratase — translation MAAAAVRGYFTVDEVRAAEAALFERVAEGVPMRRAAYGLARVVAAELRERTGGVAGRSVTLLVGSGDNGGDALWAGSMLRRRGVAVSAVLLSPERAHATGLAALRNTGGRITEGLGSPDLVVDGIVGISGRGALRPRAAELVAAVRAPIVAADLPSGVDPNTGAVDGPAVRADVTVTFGAYKPVHVLAAPWCGRIELVPIGLELPEPSLAALEPVSIGAHWPVPGAADDKYTQGVVGICAGGARYPGAAVLCTGGAVAATSGMVRYAGTAAADVLDRFPEVIAAESVSATGRVQAWVFGPGAGTDDVARERLSEILATDLPVVVDADGLTLLAGDPSLVTGRGAPTVLTPHAGEFARLTGHEPGPDRVGAVRELAEKWQVTVLLKGRATLVAGPGRPVLVNEAGGSWAATAGSGDVLSGILGALLANGHDPSWAAAAAARVHTLAANLAAHGSDIPAAHGGDAGAPISASPLFQHIRPAIRTLRTFAESA, via the coding sequence ATGGCCGCAGCGGCGGTCCGCGGATACTTCACCGTCGACGAGGTCCGGGCGGCGGAGGCCGCACTGTTCGAGCGCGTCGCCGAGGGGGTGCCCATGCGGCGGGCGGCCTACGGGCTGGCTCGCGTCGTCGCCGCCGAACTGCGCGAGCGGACCGGGGGTGTCGCCGGACGGTCGGTGACGCTGCTGGTCGGATCCGGTGACAACGGGGGTGACGCGCTGTGGGCCGGATCGATGCTGCGGCGGCGCGGGGTCGCGGTGTCGGCGGTGCTGCTGTCGCCGGAGCGAGCGCACGCGACAGGTCTTGCGGCGCTGCGGAATACCGGTGGCCGCATCACCGAGGGTCTGGGTTCGCCGGACCTGGTGGTCGACGGCATCGTGGGCATCTCGGGTCGCGGTGCGCTGCGCCCACGCGCGGCGGAGCTGGTGGCGGCGGTCCGGGCGCCGATCGTCGCCGCCGACCTACCCAGCGGTGTCGACCCGAATACGGGTGCCGTGGACGGGCCGGCGGTCCGTGCCGATGTCACGGTGACCTTCGGCGCCTACAAGCCGGTGCACGTGCTGGCGGCGCCGTGGTGCGGCCGAATCGAGCTGGTCCCCATCGGTCTCGAGCTGCCCGAGCCGAGTCTGGCTGCCCTGGAACCCGTTTCGATCGGTGCGCACTGGCCGGTGCCGGGCGCGGCGGACGACAAGTACACCCAGGGCGTCGTCGGAATCTGTGCCGGCGGTGCGCGATACCCGGGTGCGGCCGTGCTGTGCACCGGGGGAGCGGTGGCCGCGACGTCCGGCATGGTCCGGTACGCCGGAACCGCCGCGGCCGATGTGCTCGACCGCTTCCCGGAGGTCATTGCCGCCGAGTCGGTTTCGGCGACCGGACGGGTGCAGGCCTGGGTGTTCGGCCCCGGCGCCGGCACCGACGACGTTGCCCGCGAACGGCTGTCGGAGATCCTGGCCACCGATCTGCCGGTGGTGGTGGACGCCGACGGGCTCACGCTGCTGGCCGGCGATCCGTCCCTGGTCACCGGCCGCGGCGCGCCCACCGTGCTCACCCCCCACGCCGGCGAATTCGCGCGTCTGACCGGCCACGAGCCCGGCCCGGACCGAGTCGGCGCGGTCCGCGAACTCGCCGAGAAATGGCAGGTCACGGTCCTGCTGAAGGGCCGCGCCACGCTCGTCGCCGGACCGGGCCGCCCGGTCCTGGTCAACGAGGCGGGCGGCTCCTGGGCCGCGACGGCGGGTTCGGGCGACGTCCTGTCCGGCATCCTCGGCGCTCTCCTGGCCAACGGCCACGACCCGTCCTGGGCCGCTGCGGCCGCGGCCCGCGTACACACCCTGGCCGCCAACCTCGCCGCCCACGGCAGTGACATTCCCGCCGCCCACGGCGGTGATGCCGGAGCCCCCATCTCGGCAAGCCCCTTGTTCCAGCACATCCGCCCGGCAATCCGAACCCTGCGCACCTTCGCCGAATCCGCCTGA
- a CDS encoding SDR family oxidoreductase — translation MSKVWFITGVSRGFGREWALAALERGDRVAGTARDLGTLDDLVAKYPDTFLPLRLDVTDRDRDFAAVEQAAEHFGRLDIVVNNAGYGHFGMIEELTEDEARAQLETNVFGALWVTQAALPTLRAQGSGHIIQVSSIGGISAFPGVGAYNASKWALEGFSQSLAQEVAGFGIHVTLIEPGGFGTDWAGPSARHSARNAAYDHVWEKRTQNRAAQQIGDPAATRAAILTVVDAEQPPLRTFLGAAPLTVATADYESRLAQWREWQPVAQAAQGN, via the coding sequence ATGAGCAAGGTCTGGTTCATCACGGGCGTCTCGCGCGGGTTCGGACGGGAGTGGGCGCTCGCGGCGCTGGAGCGGGGCGACCGGGTCGCCGGGACCGCCCGCGATCTCGGAACCCTCGACGACCTCGTGGCGAAGTATCCGGACACGTTCCTGCCGCTGCGGCTGGACGTGACCGACCGGGACCGCGACTTCGCCGCCGTCGAGCAGGCCGCGGAGCATTTCGGGCGGCTCGACATCGTCGTCAACAACGCCGGGTACGGACACTTCGGCATGATCGAGGAACTCACCGAGGACGAGGCGCGGGCCCAACTGGAGACCAACGTGTTCGGGGCACTGTGGGTGACGCAGGCGGCGCTGCCGACCCTGCGCGCCCAGGGCAGCGGGCACATCATCCAGGTGTCCAGCATCGGTGGCATCAGCGCGTTCCCCGGCGTCGGCGCCTACAACGCGTCGAAGTGGGCGCTGGAGGGGTTCTCGCAGTCGCTGGCGCAGGAGGTGGCCGGTTTCGGCATCCACGTGACGCTGATCGAGCCCGGCGGGTTCGGCACCGACTGGGCCGGACCGTCGGCCCGGCACAGCGCGCGGAACGCGGCCTACGACCACGTCTGGGAGAAGCGCACGCAGAATCGTGCCGCACAACAGATCGGTGATCCGGCGGCCACCCGCGCCGCGATCCTGACGGTGGTCGACGCCGAGCAACCGCCGCTGCGCACCTTCCTCGGCGCCGCCCCGCTCACCGTCGCGACGGCCGATTACGAGTCGCGGCTGGCGCAGTGGCGCGAATGGCAGCCGGTCGCGCAAGCCGCCCAGGGCAACTGA
- the alr gene encoding alanine racemase, protein MSSADPQVETVIDLDAIAHNVRILAEHAGDAAVMVVVKADGYNHGAVRVARAALAAGAAELGVTTIAEALRLRAAGIDAPILSWLNTSDADYAAAIAADIEIGVSSVAHLCAVARAARASGIVATVTLKVDTGLNRNGISDTEYPRVLALLRDLVDERVVRLRAIFSHLACADEPQHPANDRQRATFLEAIATAKEYGLQPELVHLANSAATLTRPDLAFDMVRPGISVYGLSPVPGISDFGLRPAMTFRARVALVKQVAAGEGVSYGHEWIAPRATTVALIPAGYADGVFRPLGGRLAVRIGDTLYPGVGRVCMDQLVVDLGENPAEVREGDTAVLFGPGEPHPQRWADLLGTIHYEIVCSPRGRVVRRYVGDVAQHEGGL, encoded by the coding sequence GTGAGTAGTGCCGACCCGCAGGTGGAAACCGTTATCGACCTGGATGCCATCGCGCACAACGTGCGGATCCTGGCCGAACACGCCGGGGACGCCGCGGTGATGGTCGTCGTGAAGGCCGACGGCTACAACCACGGTGCGGTGCGGGTCGCGCGGGCGGCGTTGGCGGCCGGGGCGGCGGAACTGGGCGTCACCACGATCGCCGAGGCGCTGCGGCTGCGCGCCGCCGGAATCGACGCGCCGATCCTGAGCTGGCTCAACACCTCCGACGCCGACTACGCCGCGGCCATCGCCGCCGATATCGAGATCGGCGTGTCGTCGGTGGCCCACCTGTGCGCGGTCGCGCGGGCCGCCCGCGCGAGCGGCATCGTCGCGACCGTGACACTGAAGGTCGATACGGGCCTGAACCGCAACGGCATCTCCGATACCGAATATCCGCGGGTGCTCGCGCTGCTGCGCGACCTGGTCGACGAGCGGGTGGTGCGGTTGCGGGCGATCTTCTCCCACCTCGCCTGCGCCGACGAGCCGCAGCATCCGGCGAACGACCGGCAGCGCGCCACCTTCCTGGAGGCCATCGCCACCGCCAAGGAGTACGGCCTACAGCCCGAACTGGTGCACCTGGCCAATTCGGCGGCGACGCTGACCCGCCCGGACCTGGCGTTCGACATGGTTCGTCCGGGGATCTCCGTCTACGGGCTGTCACCGGTCCCGGGGATCTCCGATTTCGGCCTGCGCCCGGCCATGACGTTCCGGGCCCGGGTCGCGCTGGTCAAGCAGGTGGCCGCGGGGGAGGGCGTCTCCTACGGCCACGAGTGGATCGCGCCGCGCGCCACCACGGTCGCGTTGATCCCGGCCGGCTACGCCGACGGTGTCTTCCGGCCGCTGGGCGGTCGCCTCGCGGTGCGCATCGGAGACACGCTGTACCCCGGTGTCGGCCGGGTGTGCATGGATCAGCTGGTGGTCGATCTGGGCGAGAATCCCGCCGAGGTCCGCGAGGGCGATACCGCGGTGCTGTTCGGGCCCGGCGAACCGCATCCGCAGCGGTGGGCGGACCTGCTCGGGACCATCCACTACGAGATCGTCTGTTCCCCGCGCGGGCGGGTCGTGCGACGCTATGTGGGCGATGTCGCACAGCACGAGGGCGGTTTATGA
- a CDS encoding alpha/beta fold hydrolase codes for MKSVRPEGFRSTLFRGGIAAAGALSALAGAHALRRAGAAVRWPARRDDLRDEDFALLDRDRAVTVVTDDGVPLAVRVCGPDDAPATVVFVHGFCNSMESFHFQRRDLEKLWGPRVRMVFFDLRGHGRSGTPSTASCTVPQLGRDLEAVLAECVPDGPLMLAGHSMGGMAVLAAAAQFPRLFTERVRAVALLSTAAAEVTSAGVAQLLRNPALDGFRMAVHTAPALVQASRVTAGHVITPILHVSSFHGDVSPTLSRFTTSMIDRTPVETIVKFLKALELHDESAALPTLAPLPALVLGGAHDLVIPFRNSRALARQLPDADLVRVTDAAHMVHLQYPELVAAALDRLLIRSGMLDAEHRDDREAARG; via the coding sequence ATGAAATCCGTACGGCCGGAGGGCTTTCGATCCACCTTGTTCCGCGGCGGTATCGCCGCCGCGGGGGCGCTGAGCGCCCTGGCCGGGGCGCATGCGCTGCGCCGGGCGGGTGCCGCGGTGCGCTGGCCTGCCCGCCGCGACGATCTGCGCGACGAGGATTTCGCCCTGCTGGACCGGGACCGGGCGGTCACGGTGGTGACCGACGACGGCGTACCGCTGGCGGTGCGCGTCTGCGGTCCCGACGACGCCCCGGCGACAGTGGTTTTCGTGCACGGCTTCTGCAACAGCATGGAGTCGTTCCACTTTCAGCGCCGCGATCTCGAAAAGCTGTGGGGCCCACGGGTTCGGATGGTGTTCTTCGACCTGCGCGGGCACGGCCGCTCCGGAACGCCGAGCACCGCGAGCTGCACCGTCCCGCAGCTGGGCCGTGACCTGGAGGCGGTGCTCGCGGAGTGCGTGCCGGACGGCCCGCTGATGCTGGCCGGACATTCCATGGGCGGTATGGCGGTACTGGCGGCCGCCGCGCAGTTTCCGCGGTTGTTCACCGAGCGGGTGCGCGCCGTGGCGCTGCTGTCCACCGCGGCCGCCGAGGTCACCTCCGCCGGTGTCGCACAGCTGCTGCGCAATCCGGCCCTCGACGGGTTCCGGATGGCGGTGCACACCGCGCCGGCGCTGGTCCAGGCGAGCCGGGTCACCGCCGGCCACGTGATCACACCGATCCTGCACGTCAGTTCGTTCCACGGGGACGTGAGCCCGACCCTGTCCCGGTTCACCACCTCGATGATCGACCGCACCCCGGTCGAGACGATCGTGAAATTCCTGAAAGCCCTGGAGCTGCACGACGAGTCGGCCGCGCTGCCCACCCTCGCCCCGCTGCCCGCGCTGGTGCTCGGCGGCGCGCACGACCTGGTGATCCCGTTCCGCAACTCCCGGGCGCTGGCCCGGCAGCTGCCCGATGCCGACCTGGTCCGCGTCACCGACGCCGCCCACATGGTGCATCTGCAATACCCGGAACTGGTCGCCGCGGCGCTGGACCGATTGCTGATCCGCAGCGGAATGCTGGACGCCGAACACCGAGACGACCGGGAGGCGGCCCGTGGGTGA
- the tsaE gene encoding tRNA (adenosine(37)-N6)-threonylcarbamoyltransferase complex ATPase subunit type 1 TsaE, translating to MTEQRVLSTVEDTEALGRELADDLRPGDLVVLDGPLGAGKTALTRGIAAGLGVEGRVSSPTFIIARQHRAGPRPGAIAMVHVDAYRLGGDLDELDALDLDTDLDDAVVVVEWGLGVVEHLADRHLRVLLRRESESEVRTAEWAWIESS from the coding sequence GTGACGGAGCAGCGGGTGCTGTCGACGGTCGAGGACACCGAGGCGCTGGGCCGGGAGTTGGCCGACGATCTGCGGCCCGGCGATCTGGTGGTGCTGGACGGTCCGCTGGGCGCCGGCAAGACCGCGCTCACCCGCGGCATCGCGGCGGGGCTCGGTGTCGAGGGCCGGGTCAGCTCGCCGACCTTCATCATCGCCAGGCAGCATCGCGCGGGCCCGCGGCCGGGTGCGATCGCGATGGTGCACGTCGACGCCTACCGGCTCGGCGGCGACCTGGACGAGCTGGACGCCCTCGATCTCGACACCGACCTGGACGATGCGGTGGTCGTCGTCGAATGGGGTCTCGGGGTGGTCGAGCACCTCGCCGACCGGCATCTGCGGGTGCTGCTCCGGCGCGAATCGGAATCCGAGGTACGCACGGCCGAGTGGGCGTGGATCGAGTCGTCCTGA